In the Danio rerio strain Tuebingen ecotype United States chromosome 8, GRCz12tu, whole genome shotgun sequence genome, one interval contains:
- the slc35a3a gene encoding solute carrier family 35 member A3a, producing the protein MASAKLKYLSLGVLVFQTTSLVLTMRYSRTLQGDGPRYLASSAVVVAEFLKILTCVGLVFKENSYSGRALSSIMRQEIIHKPVETLKLAIPSGIYTLQNNLLYVALSNLDAATYQVTYQLKILTTALFSVSMLGRRLGVYQWLSLLILMAGVAFVQWPTDSPADPQKEHLTAGSQFVGLVAVLVACCSSGFAGVYFEKILKETKQSVWVRNIQLGLFGLVFGVFGMLAYDGDRVREHGMFQGYNTLTWIVVALQALGGLVIAAVIKYADNILKGFATSLSIILSTLISYFLLEDFEPTSVFFLGAILVIMATFLYGYENKPPSNPSRA; encoded by the exons ATGGCATCAGCCAAGCTCAAGTACCTCTCTCTGGGGGTTCTGGTGTTCCAGACCACGTCCCTGGTGCTGACCATGCGTTACTCGCGCACCCTTCAGGGTGATGGGCCGCGTTACCTGGCCTCCTCTGCTGTGGTGGTGGCAGAGTTCCTCAAGATCCTCACCTGCGTGGGGCTCGTCTTCAAGGAGAACa GTTACAGCGGCCGAGCCCTGAGCAGTATTATGAGACAGGAGATCATACACAAACCTGTAGAGACGCTGAAGCTGGCTATTCCCTCAGGGATCTACACACTACAGAATAACCTGCTCTACGTAGCGCTGTCCAACCTTGATGCTGCTACTTACCAG GTGACGTACCAGTTGAAGATCCTGACTACAGCCCTGTTTTCTGTGTCGATGCTGGGCCGCAGACTTGGGGTTTACCAGTGGTTGTCTCTGCTCATTCTCATGGCTGGTGTTGCATTTGTACAG TGGCCTACAGACTCTCCAGCAGACCCTCAGAAAGAGCATTTGACAGCTGGCTCTCAGTTTGTGGGCCTGGTGGCTGTGTTGGTGGCCTGTTGCTCCAGTGGGTTTGCTGGCGTTTACTTTGAGAAGATCCTGAAAGAGACCAAGCAGAGTGTTTGGGTCCGAAACATCCAGCTTG GCTTGTTTGGCCTGGTTTTTGGTGTCTTCGGGATGTTGGCTTATGATGGTGACAGAGTCCGAGAACATGGAATGTTCCAGGGCTACAACACACTGACCTGGATAGTGGTCGCTCTCCAG GCTCTTGGAGGGCTTGTAATTGCTGCTGTCATCAAGTATGCTGACAACATACTGAAAGGCTTTGCTACATCGCTCTCTATTATCCTCTCCACATTAATTTCATATTTCTTGCTTGAGGACTTTGAGCCTACGag CGTATTCTTCTTGGGTGCAATACTGGTCATAATGGCTACATTTCTCTATGGTTATGAGAACAAACCGCCATCCAATCCAAGCCGAGCATGA